The stretch of DNA TATCGATACGCTGGTGGGGTTCGGCACGCGTCACACGCTATCCGAGCAGGACAACCCCAAGCGTGGCATCGGCGCAGCGGTCGACTGGGGCCTTGCCGAATTCAGCCGCATTTCCGCGCAATGCCGAGGTTGCCTCGAGATCGTTGCGCCGGAGCGCATGGTTTCAGGTGCACGCATTCCCACGCCGGTACGCCTGCGCAATGCCGTGGCGATCCAGCGGGGGGCCGAGCGTCCCAATGAGGTCGTGATCGTCCAGGGTCACATCGACAGCCGCGTGTCCGACCCGCTCGACTGGCAGAAGGATGCCCCCGGCGCCAACGATGATGGCTCGGGTACCGTGCTGGTGCTCGAGGCCGCGCGCAACCTGTCGCAGCGCAGCTACCCCGTCACCATCGTCTATGCGCTGCTTTCGGGCGAGGAGCAGGGGCTCTTCGGTGGACGACTGATGGCCGACTATGCTGCCGAGCAAGGCTGGCAGGTCAAGGCGGTGCTCAACAATGATATCGTCGGCGGCAGCTGCGGCAGCGACGGCTGGTGCGACGACGCGCATGTCCGCCTGTTCTCCGAAGGTCCGCGCGCCGATTTGACCGACGAACTCCGCGCGGCGCAACGCCGCGAAGGCGGCGAGAACGATACGCCGAGCCGCAATCTGTCGCGCTATATCGACCAGCTTGCGGACCAATATGACGGAAGCCTCGATGTGCGGCAGATTTGGCGCGCCGACCGCATGGGGCGGGGCGGGGACCAACTCCCCTTCCTCGAGAAGGGCTATCCTGCGGTGCGGATTACCGTCGCGGTCGAAAACTACAATTGGCAGCACCAGGACCTGCGCATCGAGGATGACATCGAGTACGGTGACACACCGGACAAGATGGATTTCCCCTACCTCGCCCGGGTCACGCAGCTGAACATCCGCGCGCTCGACGCGCTGGCGCGGACACCAGTTCCTCCTGTCGCCAAGGCTGAAGCTGCGGTGCAGACCTTTACGGACATTAAGTGGGCAGAAGTCCCTGGAGCCATCGGCTACACAGTCTGGCAACGCCGTACCGACGAACCCTATTGGCCTGCCGAGCCGGTGATCGCGAATGTCGTAGCAACCAGTGCACGACTGGAAGGCGTGCGCGGGGACGACTGGATCTTCGGAGTAAGTGCGACCGCGGTCGACGGGAAGCGCAGCCCCGTTTCCAGTGCCGTCCCTGCCGGCCAGTTTGCGCCTGCTGCACCGAAGAAGGATGACAGCGAGTAGCTGCGTCCCCATATGGCGCGCATGACAAAACAAAATAAGAACCGGCAGCCGCCCCAGCGTGGCGCAGGCATGCCGTCCAAGGAACAAATTCTAGAATTCCTCCAATCCTCACCGACCCCTGCCGGAAAGCGCGAAATCGCCAAGGCTTTCGGCCTCAAGGGTCAGGAAAAGATCCTCCTCAAGCAACGCCTCAAGGACATGGCCGAAGAAGGCCTGATCGACGGCAGGCGCACCGCCTATCACCGGATGGGCGGCGTGCCGAAGGTCACCGTGCTCAAGGTCGTTGCCATCGATGATGGCGAACCGATTGCGGAGCCCGAGAACTGGGCGCCCGATGCGCCGGGCAAACCGCCCAAGCTGACGGTCAAGGAAACCAAGAAGAGGGCTGCGCTCAAGCGCGGCGATCGCTTCCTGGCCCGGACCGAAGAAACCGCTAACGGTTGGATCGCGCATCCAATGAAGAAGCTGCCCGCGCGCACCGAGGGCATGATGGGTGTTGTCGAATTCGACGGGGCCGGAAAGCCATGGCTCGCTCCGGTCGACAAGCGCGTACGCGACAGTGCGCCGATCGGCGAATTGGGTGAGGCCAAGGAGGGCGAACTCGTCCTTGCCGAACGCATGGGCAAGTCGGTCCGCTCGCCGGTCAAGGTGGTCGAGGTCGTCGGCGATCCGCTGGCTCCCAAGAGCTTCAGCCTGATCGCCATCGCCAAGCACGGTATTCCGCACATCTTCCCGCACGAGGCCATGGCCGAAGCGGAACGCGCGACGGAGCTGGGTCTCTCGCCCGATCACCGCGAGGATTTGCGCGCCGTCCCGATCGTCGCCATCGACCCGGCCGACGCGCGCGACCATGACGATGCCATCTGGGCCGAATCCGATGGGCAGGGCGGATACAACGCCATCGTCGCCATTGCCGACGTCAGCTATTACGTCCGACCCGGCGGCGCGCTCGACCGTGAGGCCCGCAAGCGCGGCAACTCGGTCTATTTCCCCGACCGGGTCGTGCCGATGCTGCCCGAAGTGCTCAGCGCGGACGTCTGTTCGCTGAGGGAAGACGTCGACCGTGCGGCGATGGCTTGCCACATGCACATCGATGCGCAGGGGCAGATCAAGAGCTGGCGCTTCACCCGCGCCATTGTCCGCATCGTACGCAATATCGCCTACGAGGATGCGCAGGCGGCAATCGATGCCGGTGACGCGCCCGAGTACCTGAAGAACCTTTGGGGCGCGTGGAAGCTCTTGCTCGCCGCGCGCGAGGCCCGTGACCCGCTTGAGCTCGAACTGCCCGAACGGCAGGTGAAGCTCAACGATGCCGGCAAGATCGAAGAAATCGCCGTGCGCGAAAGGCTCGACGCGCATCGCGTGGTCGAGGATTTCATGATCGCCGCCAATGTGGCCGCCGCGAAGGCGCTAGAGGCGAAGAAAGCCCCTGTCGTCTATCGCATCCACGAACAGCCGAACCGGGAAAAGATGATCGCCCTGCGCGATTACCTCGCCACGCAGGGGCGCAAGCTTGCGCTCGGCCAGGTCATCACTCCAGGCCTGTTCAATCGCATGCTCAAGGACATCGCCGATCCGGCGGAAAAGGTCCTGATCATGGAGGCTGTGCTACGCAGCCAGACGCAGGCCTATTACGGGCCGCAGAACGCGGGCCACTTCGGCCTTGCGCTCGGCAGCTACGCGCATTTCACATCGCCCATCCGGCGTTATTCCGACCTGTTGGTCCATCGCGCACTGGTCGACGCCTATGGCCTCGAGCAGCCCAAGCCCAAGGTGAATCTGCCGGAAGGCAGCGGCCTCTCGGATCGCGACAAGACCGCGCTCAGCCAGATCACCGACGCAATCAGCCAGACCGAACGACGCGCGATGGAGGCCGAACGGGACACGATCGACCGCTATGTCGCCGCCTGGCTTTCGGGCCGTGTGGGTGAGACTTTCGACACGCGGATCACCGGCGTGCAGGGCTTCGGCTTCTTCGCCACCATCGATAAGCTCGGCGGCGACGGCCTCGTTCCCGTCTCGACGCTGGGGCGCGAATATTTCCGCTACGATGAGGCGGCGCAGAAACTGGTCGGCGAGGACAGCGGCACGGAGTATGCTGTCGGTGACCGGCTGAAGCTCAAGCTGGCCGAAGCGAATGCACTGACCGGCGCGCTCAAGTTCGAGGTTCCCGACAGCGACGGTGCCCCGGTCGAACAACGTGGCGCCCGACCTGCCCCGCGCAAGAAACCGCCACAAAAGGGGAAGGGCGCCCCTCGCCAGAAGCATGCGCAGGGCCAGCGCGGCCGACCGTCCAACATTCGCCACCAGGGGCGGGGGAAGAAGCGCTAGGCCAGCCTGTCGATGTCTTCCCGACTCAAACCGCCGGGGACGATATAGAGCGGGCAGGGCAGCTGCCCCGCATGGGCTGAGAAGTGGCTTACCAGCGGCCCCGGCGCGCCATCGGCGCAAGCACCGAGCACGAGCGAGGCGATCTCGCCATGCTCCTCGATATATTTGCGGATAACCTCCGCAGGCGTGCCAGGGCGCACGGCAATCGTTGGCATCTTGCCGCTTTCGGCAAAGATATGGCCGGCAGCATTGTTGGCCATGACTTCGGCCCGTTCGCGCGCTTCCTGTTCGATCGTCGCCTGCACGCCGCCGAAGGCCGAAAAGGTCTGCTGCGGGACCAGCGCCAGGATATGCACCGAGCCGCCCGTCTTCTGCGCACGCAGCGAGGCGAAGCGGAGCGCCTGGTTAGCCTCCTCCGTCTCGTCCATCACAACCAGGTAGATACGCATGCCAGTCCCCTCAGTCCCTGCGTGCGGGATATCCGGTAATTCGTATTCTGCGCAAGGACCTTGCAGCGCGCGCGCAACTTGGCCAGAGGACGAGGCAAGACGTTTGCCCGTGAGAGGACGCTACGGAAACCATGCCCACGCCGATCAAGATGCCCGCCCTGTCGCCCACCATGGAAGAGGGCACTCTGGCTCGCTGGTTGGTGAAACCGGGGGATACGGTCAGCGCGGGCGACATCATGGCCGAGATCGAGACTGACAAGGCGACGATGGAGTTCGAGGCGGTCGACGAAGGGACGATCGTTTCGATCGCGGTCGATGAAGGCACCGAAGGGGTCAAGGTCGGCACCGTGATCGCAATGCTCGCCGAAGAGGGCGAGGATGCCAGCGCGGCAGCAGCCGCTCCCGCTCCCGCCGCTGAAAAGCCGAAACCCGAGCCCAAGGCCGAGGCAGCACCCGCTCCGGCACCCGCTCCTGCTCCTGCGCCCGTTGCTGCTGCACCCAAGGCATCGGGCGACCGTATCGTGGCCTCACCGCTGGCAAAGCGTATTGCCGAACAGAAGGGTATCGACCTCGCAGGCGTTACCGGCAGCGGCCCCAACGGCCGTATCGTCAAGGCGGATGTCGAGGGCATACAGCCCGGCGCCGCACCGGCCAAAGCCGAAACTGCTGCGCCCGCTCCGGTCAAGCCCGCGACGCTGGGCGGCGATCTCGATGCGCCTTACGAAGCGCAGAAGCTCAACAATGTCCGCAAGGTCATCGCGCGCCGCCTGACCGAAGCGAAGCAGACGATCCCGCACATCTACCTCACCGTGGACGTACGGCTCGATGCGCTGCTCAAGCTGCGCGGCGAACTCAACAAGAGCCTCGAGCCCGATGGCGTGAAGCTCTCGGTCAACGACCTGCTGATCAAGGCGCTTGCCCGTGCACTGCAGCGCGTGCCCAAGTGCAATGTCAGCTTCCAGGGCGACGAGCTGTTCCAATACAGCCGCGAGGACATCTCTGTTGCCGTCGCCGCGCCTTCGGGCCTGATCACCCCGATCATCCGCGATGCGGGCCGCAAGGGCCTCGCGCAGATCAGCACCGAGATGAAGGAACTCGCAGGCAAGGCCAAGGACGGCAAGCTGCAGCCGCATGAATTCCAGGGCGGCACGGCCTCGCTCTCCAACCTCGGCATGTTCGGCACCAAGCAGTTCGACGCGGTGATCAACCCGCCGCAGGCAATGATCCTCGCGGTCGGCGCGGGCGAGCAACGCCCCTGGGTGATCGACGGCGCGCTGGGCGTCGCCACGGTGATGAGCGCCACGGGCAGTTTCGACCACCGCGCCATCGACGGCGCCGACGGCGCGGCGCTGATGCAGGCGTTTCAGCAGTTGGTGGAGAACCCGATGGGGCTGGTGGTCTAATTGATCGTCTCTCGCACCTCGATTGCGGCCCTTCTTGCGGCACATATTCTATTTGTGTGGGGAATGATTGGATTCCTCGGAGAAACCTGGTTGATGCTGCTTCTCTGTGGCGCGTCCCAAAACTCGCTATTGAGTGGGTCGCTTGGGGTTATGTGGCTTGTTGCAACGCTGACCCCCATCCTCGGGATTGTTTCAATAGTGAAGACCCGTTGGGGCTCACTCTACGTTTGTTCCGTCGCATTTACGTTATTTATCTTTTGGCTCATTCAATACCTACGAGAGCTCAGGATAACATTCTGCGATGCGCTCTGAACCCCTCATCCGCGTCACTGCCATGCCGACCGACCTCAACCCCTATGGCGGAGTGTTCGGTGGCTGGCTGATGAGCCAGATGGCACTGGGTGCGGGTTCGCTCGCGAGCCGGGTGGGAAAGGGCAAGGCGGTGGTCGTCTCGGCCACCGATTTCGCCTTCCCCGGCGCGATGCAGGTGGGGGACGAGCTCTCGGTCTATTGCGAGGTCGTCACCACCGGCAACACGTCGCTCACCATTGCGGCCGAGGCGGTCGGCCGCGAGCGCAACGGCGAGGCTGAAACCAAGGTGGCGCAGGGCACCTTCAAGTTCGTGCTGCTGGACGAGAACGACCGCCCGCGCGCGGTGTCGGGGCAGTGGGTATGACCGCTGTCCTACAGGTGCGCCAGCATGGCATCATGTCGGGCATGGCCCGCCTATACGCAATACTCCCTGATCCCGCATTTTCCGCCCACGCGAAAGGTGACAATCCTGATCGCATCTCGGCCCGGTTTGCCGAGGGTAAGGCGCGGATCGCAGAGTTTTTCATAACCCCCCGGTCGGTGTTCCACCCGGCCGGCGAATCAACACGCATCAGGCAGGCAATTCATGGCTGACACTTCTTACGACGTCATCGTTCTCGGTTCCGGACCCGGCGGCTATGTCGCGGCGATCCGCTGTGCGCAGCTGGGCCTGAAGACCGCCATCGTCGAACGCGAACTGCTGGGCGGCATCTGCCTCAACTGGGGCTGCATCCCGACCAAGGCGCTGCTGCGATCGGCCGAGATCCTGCACTATGCCCAGCACGCGAGCGACTATGGTCTCAAGATCGCCGGCAAGATCGAGGCGGACCTTGAAGCGGTGGTAAAGCGCAGCCGCGGCGTGGCCAAGCAGCTCAACCAGGGCGTCACGCACCTGATGAAGAAGAACAAGATCACGGTGCATATGGGCGAGGGCACGCTGACCGGCCCGACCTCGCTGACGGTTAAATCCGACAAGGGCGAGGAGAAGCTCACCGCCAGGCATATCATCATCGCCACCGGCGCGCGTGCCCGCGACCTGCCTTTCGCCAAGGCCGACGGCAAGCGCGTGTGGACTTATCGTCATGCGATGACGCCGAGCGAAATGCCCAAGAAGCTGCTGGTGATCGGCAGCGGCGCAATCGGGATAGAGTTCGCGAGCTTCTACAACGACATGGGCTGCGAAGTGACCGTGGTCGAAATGCTCGACCGCGTGGTGCCGGTGGAAGACAAGGACGTCTCCGCTTTCCTCGAAAAGAGCCTGACCAAGCAGGGCATGACGATCATGACCGGTGCCGGGGTTGAGGACCTCAAGGTCTCCGCCAGTGGCGTGAAGGCGAAGATCAAGGCCAAGGACGGCAAGGTTTCCGAGACCGAGTTCAGCCACTGCATCGTCGCCATCGGCATCGTTCCGAACACCGAGAACGTCGGGCTCGAGAAGCTGGTCGATCTCGACCGTGGCTTCATCCAGATCGATCCCTTTGGCCGCACCAAGTCGAAGGGATTGTGGGCGATCGGCGACTGCACGCCCGGGCCGTGGCTGGCGCACAAGGCGAGCCATGAGGGTGTCACCACCGCCGAAACTATCGCCAAGGAACTGGGCAACAAGGACGTCCATCCGCACCCGCTCGACCGCAACAACATCCCCGGTTGCACCTATTGCCACCCGCAGATCGCCAGCGTCGGCATGACCGAGGCCAAGGCAAAGGAAGCGGGCTACGAGGTCAAGGCCGGAACCTTCCCCTTCATCGGCAATGGCAAGGCCATCGCGCTGGGTGAGGCCGAAGGCTTCGTGAAGACCGTGTTCGATGCGAAGACCGGCGAGCTGCTGGGCGCACATATGGTCGGTGCGGAAGTGACCGAGATGATCCAGGGCTTTGTCGTCGGCAAGACGCTGGAGACGACCGAGGCGGAACTGATGAACACCGTCTTCCCGCACCCGACGATAAGCGAGAGCATGCATGAGAGCGTGCTTGCCGCATACGGGCGCGCGCTGCATATCTGATCCGCGCGCATAACAGGGGGAGGGCGCAGTGACCGATTTCTTGATCCTCGCCTTCCTGATCCTGGTCGCGGGCCTGGTTTCGGTCCCGCTGGCGACACGCTTCGGCCTGGGCTCGGTACTCGGCTATTTGCTCGCCGGAATGGCGATCGCGCCACTGCTGGGCGCGCTCAAGGTCGATGTCGATGCACTGCAGGTCTTCGCCGAATTCGGCGTGGTGATGATGCTGTTCATCGTCGGGCTGGAACTGGAGCCGAAAAAACTCTGGGCGATGCGCGGTACGCTGATCGGTACCGGCGGCGGGCAAGTGTTCCTGACTGTGCTGGCAATGACCGGCGTCTCGCTGCTAAGCGGCAACCCTTGGCAGACCGCGCTGGCCATCGGCATGGTGCTGGCCCTGTCGTCGACGGCAATCATCGTCCAGTCGCTGAACGAGAAGGGGCTGCTCAAGAGTACCGGCGGCGAAGCGGCATTTTCGGTCCTCCTGTTCCAGGACGTGGCCGTGATCCCGATCCTGGCGATCCTCCCGCTGCTGGCATTGCCAGAGCTGGTATCGGCGGTTCCAGTTGCCGAGGCGGCAGGGGCTTCGCATGGCGCGTCACTCGACTTGACCGCCCACCTGGCCGCCTGGCAGGCCGCACTCGTCCGCGTCGGCGCCGTGGCCGCCGTGGCTTTCATAGGCAACTACCTGACGCGCCCGATCTTCCGCTACATCGCCGCCGCCAACCTGCGCGAACTGTTCACCGCGGCTGGCCTTGTCTTCGTAATCGGTATCGCACTGCTGATGTCGCTGGTGGGCCTCTCTCCTGCCCTCGGAACCTTCATCGCGGGCGTGGTCCTGGCGAACAGCGAATACCGCCACGAGCTTGAGAGCGACATTGATCCGTTCAAGGGTCTCCTGCTCGGCCTGTTCTTCATCACCGTCGGCGCAGGGATAGACTTCTCGCTCGCGCTAGAACGCGCAGACGAGGTCGTGTTTTGGGCCGCTGTGACCATTGCGGTGAAAGTCGCCGTGCTATTGATCGTCGGCCGGTTGTCCGGCCTCCGGCGTGAATCGCTGTGGCTGTTTGCCCTGGCGCTTCCGCAAGCAGGCGAATTCGCATTCGTGTTGATCGCATTCGCCGTCGGCAATGCCATCTTTTCGCAAGGCCTTGCCGATCTGCTGCTGTTGGTCGTCGCACTGACCATGCTGATTACACCGTTGCTGTTCATCCTCTACGACAAGGTCATCGCGCGCGCCTATTGCGGCGGGTTCAATGAGCGGGAAGCGGATGTCATCGAGGAAGACAACCCGATCATCATCGCCGGCCGTGGGCGCGTGGGTGGGATCATCGATCGCATGCTCAATGCCGCAGGCCACCAGGCGACCGTGATCGACTATGACAGCGAGCATATCGAGCAACTCAAGAAGTTCGGCGTGAAGAGCTTCTTCGGGGACGCCACGCGACCAGACCTGCTGGCCAGTGCGGGAATCGACCGGGCCAAATTGCTGGTCGTGGCGCTGGACGAGCGCGAGCAGATCGACAAGCTGGTCCGCTACGCCTGCACCAATTTCCCCAACCTCCACGTCATCGCCCGGGCCAAGGATCGCGACCACGTCTACCACCTGTGGGCCATGGGCTGCCGCGATATCGTGCGCGAAACCTACGACAGCTCGCTGCGTATGGGTCGGGCGGCGTATGAAGCGCTCGGCGTCGATCGGCAGGCCGCCATCGCCATGGCCGACGCGTGGGAAGAAATGGACCGTACCTCCATGCGGGCGGTGGCCGACCTTTATCGCCTCGACATACCGTCGTGGGAGAACGAACCCTTGCTCACGAAGATCCGCGAATTGCGAGCGGAGTGGGATCCGAAGCTGCGGCAGGCGATGGACGACATCATGGCGCGGGGAAACTGACGGAATGGCAAAGGGTACCCACCAGTATGTCCCGGACGCGCGCAACGATGGTGTGATCATCGACATCAATGGCGAACATGTCCCACGCCCCGATGCGAAGATCAGCGTGTTCGACAGCGGGTTTATGCTCGGGGACGGGGTGTGGGAGGGAATCCGCCTGCATCACGGACGGCTCGCTTTCCTCGATCGGCATCTGGATCGGCTTTATCGCGGCGCCAAGGCCATCCTCATGGATATCGGCATCCCGCGCGATGAGCTCGAACGTCGTCTTTATGCCGTGCTCGAAACCAACGGCATGGGTGGCGATGGGGTCCATATTCGATTGATGGTGACGCGCGGTATCCGCTCCACGCCCTACCAGGATCCGCGCGTGGTGATCTCGCCTGCGACCATCGTCATCATCCCCGAATGGAAGGAGCCGGCACCGGAAACGGCCACGCGGATGCTTACTCTGGCAACGGTGCATGTCCGACGCGGCTATCCCGACGTCCAGGACCCGATGCTTAATTCGCATTCCAAGCTCAACTGTATCACCGCCTGCATCCAGGCGGCACAGGCTGGCGCGGACGAGGGACTGATGCTCGATCCGCATGGCTTTGTCGCGACCTGCAATTCGACCCATTTCTTCATCGTCAAGGACGGTGAGGTGTGGACCTCAAGCGGCGACTATTGCCTCGATGGTATCACGCGGGGGATCGTGATCGAGGCTGCGCGTGAAGCAGGCATAACCGTGCGAGAACGTAATTTCTCCCTGACTCATGTCTACGGGGCTGACGAAGCCTTCACCACGGGGACCTTCGCCGGCGTAGCACCGGTCGGTTCCATCGATGGGCGGGTACTTGGCACTGAGCGCGGCCCGATGGTCGAGCGCCTGCAGCACCTATATCTGGAACGACTGGCTCGCGATGTAGGGGCACGGGCGCGACCATGACCATCCATATCGCCATGTGGTCGGGCCCTCGTAATCTCTCGACCGCGATGATGCGGAGCTTCGCGAGCCGGGCCGATACCTTCGTCAGCGACGAACCGTTCTACGGTGCCTATCTGAAGCAAACGCAGGACCCGCAGCCGATGGCCGAAGATGTCGTCGCCTCGATGGACTGCGATTGGCAAAGGGTAGCGAAGTCGCTTCGCGGCGCAGCACCCAACGGCCGGCCGATCTGGTACCAGAAGCATATGACGCACCACATAGAAGGCCCAGTCACCATTGTGGATTTTCCCGAGATGCGACACGCTTTCCTGATCCGTGATCCGCGCAGAGTCGCGGCAAGCTACGCCAACAAGCGCACCGAGATCAGGCCAGACCATCTCGGTACCTTCCGCCAGCGTGAGTATTTCCAGAGCGTGGCAGAAAGAACGGGTCGGATTCCTCCGGTGGTCGACAGTGACGACATCCTTGCTGACCCGACCAAGGTGCTCACCGCCCTGTGCGAGGCGCTGGACCTGACTTGGGATGCGGCCATGCTCGAATGGGACAAGGGTCCGCACCCTCAGGACGGTATCTGGCAGAGCCACTGGTATGATGCGGTCAATGCCTCAACCGGATTTGGCCGTGCGCCTGGTCCACCGCCGCGCCTGGAAGGCCGCTATAGGGAGGTGGCCGACGCCTGCATGGCCGACTACGAATTCCTCAGCCAGCATGCGATCAATGGTTAGGTCTGGCGGACAGGGTGGGATTCGAACCCACGGTGGGCTTGCACCCACGGCGGTTTTCAAGACCGCTGCATTCAACCACTCTGCCACCTGTCCGCGATTTGGCCCGGCTAGCGTCCGACGCGGCACTTGTCACGCCCGTCTATCGCCGAAATAAATTTTCCCTGCGACACGCGACACTTGCCATTCATCTGCGGTCTGCGACAATCCCCTAATGATCGCGCGTCGCTTGGCTACCACTCTCGCTTCTCTTGCCCTGGTCCTTACCTCCGGCCCCGCTGTGGCGCAGGAGGGGCTGTCATTCGACGCATACATGCAATTGCTGATCGCCAGGGCTCGCGCAGAAGGCGTATCGGAAGCGACGATCCTGCGAATGACGGAGGGCCTTTCACCGAATTACCGCGTAATCGAGCTCGATCGGTCGCAACCGGGCACACCGACTCGCACCGGTTATCCCCTGGTTGCCCCCTATATCGCGACTCACGTAGATGCTGCACGCATTGGTGGCGGGCGACGGGCCTATGCCAATTACCA from Erythrobacter mangrovi encodes:
- a CDS encoding M28 family peptidase; translated protein: MKKLAFAAALIAAPISAQSSDPAAGVSEARLRADIDTLVGFGTRHTLSEQDNPKRGIGAAVDWGLAEFSRISAQCRGCLEIVAPERMVSGARIPTPVRLRNAVAIQRGAERPNEVVIVQGHIDSRVSDPLDWQKDAPGANDDGSGTVLVLEAARNLSQRSYPVTIVYALLSGEEQGLFGGRLMADYAAEQGWQVKAVLNNDIVGGSCGSDGWCDDAHVRLFSEGPRADLTDELRAAQRREGGENDTPSRNLSRYIDQLADQYDGSLDVRQIWRADRMGRGGDQLPFLEKGYPAVRITVAVENYNWQHQDLRIEDDIEYGDTPDKMDFPYLARVTQLNIRALDALARTPVPPVAKAEAAVQTFTDIKWAEVPGAIGYTVWQRRTDEPYWPAEPVIANVVATSARLEGVRGDDWIFGVSATAVDGKRSPVSSAVPAGQFAPAAPKKDDSE
- a CDS encoding universal stress protein, encoding MRIYLVVMDETEEANQALRFASLRAQKTGGSVHILALVPQQTFSAFGGVQATIEQEARERAEVMANNAAGHIFAESGKMPTIAVRPGTPAEVIRKYIEEHGEIASLVLGACADGAPGPLVSHFSAHAGQLPCPLYIVPGGLSREDIDRLA
- a CDS encoding sulfotransferase-like domain-containing protein codes for the protein MTIHIAMWSGPRNLSTAMMRSFASRADTFVSDEPFYGAYLKQTQDPQPMAEDVVASMDCDWQRVAKSLRGAAPNGRPIWYQKHMTHHIEGPVTIVDFPEMRHAFLIRDPRRVAASYANKRTEIRPDHLGTFRQREYFQSVAERTGRIPPVVDSDDILADPTKVLTALCEALDLTWDAAMLEWDKGPHPQDGIWQSHWYDAVNASTGFGRAPGPPPRLEGRYREVADACMADYEFLSQHAING
- a CDS encoding cation:proton antiporter domain-containing protein, whose amino-acid sequence is MTDFLILAFLILVAGLVSVPLATRFGLGSVLGYLLAGMAIAPLLGALKVDVDALQVFAEFGVVMMLFIVGLELEPKKLWAMRGTLIGTGGGQVFLTVLAMTGVSLLSGNPWQTALAIGMVLALSSTAIIVQSLNEKGLLKSTGGEAAFSVLLFQDVAVIPILAILPLLALPELVSAVPVAEAAGASHGASLDLTAHLAAWQAALVRVGAVAAVAFIGNYLTRPIFRYIAAANLRELFTAAGLVFVIGIALLMSLVGLSPALGTFIAGVVLANSEYRHELESDIDPFKGLLLGLFFITVGAGIDFSLALERADEVVFWAAVTIAVKVAVLLIVGRLSGLRRESLWLFALALPQAGEFAFVLIAFAVGNAIFSQGLADLLLLVVALTMLITPLLFILYDKVIARAYCGGFNEREADVIEEDNPIIIAGRGRVGGIIDRMLNAAGHQATVIDYDSEHIEQLKKFGVKSFFGDATRPDLLASAGIDRAKLLVVALDEREQIDKLVRYACTNFPNLHVIARAKDRDHVYHLWAMGCRDIVRETYDSSLRMGRAAYEALGVDRQAAIAMADAWEEMDRTSMRAVADLYRLDIPSWENEPLLTKIRELRAEWDPKLRQAMDDIMARGN
- the lpdA gene encoding dihydrolipoyl dehydrogenase, whose product is MADTSYDVIVLGSGPGGYVAAIRCAQLGLKTAIVERELLGGICLNWGCIPTKALLRSAEILHYAQHASDYGLKIAGKIEADLEAVVKRSRGVAKQLNQGVTHLMKKNKITVHMGEGTLTGPTSLTVKSDKGEEKLTARHIIIATGARARDLPFAKADGKRVWTYRHAMTPSEMPKKLLVIGSGAIGIEFASFYNDMGCEVTVVEMLDRVVPVEDKDVSAFLEKSLTKQGMTIMTGAGVEDLKVSASGVKAKIKAKDGKVSETEFSHCIVAIGIVPNTENVGLEKLVDLDRGFIQIDPFGRTKSKGLWAIGDCTPGPWLAHKASHEGVTTAETIAKELGNKDVHPHPLDRNNIPGCTYCHPQIASVGMTEAKAKEAGYEVKAGTFPFIGNGKAIALGEAEGFVKTVFDAKTGELLGAHMVGAEVTEMIQGFVVGKTLETTEAELMNTVFPHPTISESMHESVLAAYGRALHI
- a CDS encoding acyl-CoA thioesterase; protein product: MRSEPLIRVTAMPTDLNPYGGVFGGWLMSQMALGAGSLASRVGKGKAVVVSATDFAFPGAMQVGDELSVYCEVVTTGNTSLTIAAEAVGRERNGEAETKVAQGTFKFVLLDENDRPRAVSGQWV
- a CDS encoding aminotransferase class IV; this encodes MAKGTHQYVPDARNDGVIIDINGEHVPRPDAKISVFDSGFMLGDGVWEGIRLHHGRLAFLDRHLDRLYRGAKAILMDIGIPRDELERRLYAVLETNGMGGDGVHIRLMVTRGIRSTPYQDPRVVISPATIVIIPEWKEPAPETATRMLTLATVHVRRGYPDVQDPMLNSHSKLNCITACIQAAQAGADEGLMLDPHGFVATCNSTHFFIVKDGEVWTSSGDYCLDGITRGIVIEAAREAGITVRERNFSLTHVYGADEAFTTGTFAGVAPVGSIDGRVLGTERGPMVERLQHLYLERLARDVGARARP
- the rnr gene encoding ribonuclease R — translated: MARMTKQNKNRQPPQRGAGMPSKEQILEFLQSSPTPAGKREIAKAFGLKGQEKILLKQRLKDMAEEGLIDGRRTAYHRMGGVPKVTVLKVVAIDDGEPIAEPENWAPDAPGKPPKLTVKETKKRAALKRGDRFLARTEETANGWIAHPMKKLPARTEGMMGVVEFDGAGKPWLAPVDKRVRDSAPIGELGEAKEGELVLAERMGKSVRSPVKVVEVVGDPLAPKSFSLIAIAKHGIPHIFPHEAMAEAERATELGLSPDHREDLRAVPIVAIDPADARDHDDAIWAESDGQGGYNAIVAIADVSYYVRPGGALDREARKRGNSVYFPDRVVPMLPEVLSADVCSLREDVDRAAMACHMHIDAQGQIKSWRFTRAIVRIVRNIAYEDAQAAIDAGDAPEYLKNLWGAWKLLLAAREARDPLELELPERQVKLNDAGKIEEIAVRERLDAHRVVEDFMIAANVAAAKALEAKKAPVVYRIHEQPNREKMIALRDYLATQGRKLALGQVITPGLFNRMLKDIADPAEKVLIMEAVLRSQTQAYYGPQNAGHFGLALGSYAHFTSPIRRYSDLLVHRALVDAYGLEQPKPKVNLPEGSGLSDRDKTALSQITDAISQTERRAMEAERDTIDRYVAAWLSGRVGETFDTRITGVQGFGFFATIDKLGGDGLVPVSTLGREYFRYDEAAQKLVGEDSGTEYAVGDRLKLKLAEANALTGALKFEVPDSDGAPVEQRGARPAPRKKPPQKGKGAPRQKHAQGQRGRPSNIRHQGRGKKR
- a CDS encoding pyruvate dehydrogenase complex dihydrolipoamide acetyltransferase; this encodes MPTPIKMPALSPTMEEGTLARWLVKPGDTVSAGDIMAEIETDKATMEFEAVDEGTIVSIAVDEGTEGVKVGTVIAMLAEEGEDASAAAAAPAPAAEKPKPEPKAEAAPAPAPAPAPAPVAAAPKASGDRIVASPLAKRIAEQKGIDLAGVTGSGPNGRIVKADVEGIQPGAAPAKAETAAPAPVKPATLGGDLDAPYEAQKLNNVRKVIARRLTEAKQTIPHIYLTVDVRLDALLKLRGELNKSLEPDGVKLSVNDLLIKALARALQRVPKCNVSFQGDELFQYSREDISVAVAAPSGLITPIIRDAGRKGLAQISTEMKELAGKAKDGKLQPHEFQGGTASLSNLGMFGTKQFDAVINPPQAMILAVGAGEQRPWVIDGALGVATVMSATGSFDHRAIDGADGAALMQAFQQLVENPMGLVV